A stretch of Leucobacter aridicollis DNA encodes these proteins:
- a CDS encoding ABC transporter substrate-binding protein: protein MKMQHLSSRTLLALGATSALVVGLAGCSGMSDPGSSSQPANENCEKVDNVTVVLQWVAQAQFAGYFAAAEEGFYADQCLNVTIQEGGTNVVPQQVLASGNAQFAVSHVVKSMASREEGADIVNISQIFQHGAYLEVAWADSGIEKLQDFVGKKVGSWGGGNDLTLRSALEGEGVDFEKDFDVVQQPFDMSLLLNREADVVQAKTYNEYAQLLATKNPDTGDLYQPEDFSVINLQELGYQTLEDGIYAGGKWLNEGDNADIAARFLAATYQGWASCRDDAKQCVGYVLERGSALGESHQMWMMNEINKLIWDGATAEIGTLKQADWDQTIDIALAGGVISEKPDADAFRTDVHTAALGLLEESDVDLIGADFEPMTVTLTEGGK from the coding sequence ATGAAGATGCAACACCTCTCTAGCCGGACTCTGCTCGCGCTTGGGGCAACGTCAGCCCTCGTTGTCGGGCTTGCTGGCTGCTCGGGTATGTCGGACCCGGGAAGCTCGAGTCAGCCCGCAAATGAGAATTGCGAAAAGGTCGACAACGTCACCGTTGTGCTGCAGTGGGTCGCGCAGGCGCAGTTCGCCGGGTACTTTGCCGCTGCCGAGGAGGGATTTTATGCGGATCAATGCCTGAACGTGACGATTCAGGAGGGAGGCACGAATGTCGTGCCCCAACAGGTTCTCGCGTCAGGCAACGCGCAGTTTGCGGTGAGTCACGTGGTGAAGAGCATGGCCTCTCGGGAAGAGGGCGCGGACATTGTGAACATTTCGCAGATCTTTCAGCACGGAGCGTATCTCGAAGTGGCATGGGCCGACTCCGGGATCGAAAAGCTCCAGGACTTTGTGGGGAAGAAGGTTGGTTCCTGGGGCGGCGGCAACGACCTGACCTTGAGATCGGCTCTCGAAGGCGAGGGTGTCGACTTCGAGAAGGACTTTGACGTCGTCCAGCAGCCGTTCGATATGTCACTGCTGTTGAACCGCGAAGCTGACGTCGTTCAGGCGAAGACGTACAACGAGTATGCACAGCTGCTCGCCACGAAGAACCCAGACACGGGCGACCTCTACCAGCCCGAGGACTTCTCTGTCATTAACCTCCAGGAGCTCGGCTACCAGACACTGGAGGACGGGATCTACGCGGGAGGAAAGTGGCTCAACGAAGGCGACAACGCTGACATCGCGGCCCGATTCCTCGCCGCAACTTATCAGGGGTGGGCTTCGTGCCGCGACGACGCCAAGCAGTGCGTTGGCTACGTTCTCGAACGGGGCAGCGCGCTCGGAGAGAGCCACCAGATGTGGATGATGAATGAGATCAACAAGCTCATCTGGGATGGGGCAACGGCAGAGATCGGAACGCTCAAGCAGGCTGATTGGGACCAGACGATCGACATAGCCTTGGCTGGTGGAGTGATTTCGGAGAAGCCTGATGCGGACGCCTTCCGGACCGATGTTCACACAGCAGCACTCGGTCTGCTCGAGGAAAGTGACGTCGACTTGATCGGTGCTGACTTCGAACCGATGACGGTTACTCTCACCGAGGGTGGGAAGTAA
- a CDS encoding aldehyde dehydrogenase family protein: protein MERNELYVGGSWVTPSTSSRGENVDSNTEEHLGSYALAGPEEVDRAVAAARATLNDRNGWAGYSPQQRAAVMRRFADAIERQRDAIGGLISREVGTPFERSRFSNADTASSLLRFYADIIASTELEDLRPAGRGHSLVRREAIGVVGMIAPWNFPLSTLFFKLAPALAAGCTAVIKPASLTALNSFLIADAAAEAGIPAGVINILPCDRATGDHLIGHPGIDKIAFTGSTPVGRKIGRMCGENLKPVTLELGGKSAALLLEDASVDTLISELHDLSFSNNGQACTNNSRLIVPDVLYDDVVDAVAAEVNRWKVGNSFDPETVIGPVVSAGHRESIERYYRIAREEGGRAVAGGNAVTGRGFFVEPTVFADVTPDMTIFREEVFGPAVSITRYSGDLEEGIDLANDSEYGLSGAVYTADETLGIETARRIETGTVAYNMSNFDIGAPFGGRKNSGVGFELGAEAIIPYLHYKTIFTPQVPAGF, encoded by the coding sequence ATGGAACGGAATGAACTCTATGTTGGAGGGTCGTGGGTCACGCCAAGCACTTCCAGCCGCGGGGAGAACGTCGACTCGAATACCGAGGAACACCTAGGGAGCTACGCTCTGGCGGGCCCAGAAGAGGTCGATCGTGCGGTGGCAGCGGCGCGCGCGACGCTCAACGATCGCAATGGATGGGCGGGGTATTCGCCCCAGCAGCGAGCCGCCGTAATGCGTCGGTTCGCCGACGCGATTGAACGACAACGGGACGCGATTGGCGGTCTCATCTCGCGAGAGGTCGGAACTCCATTCGAGCGTTCGCGGTTCAGCAATGCCGACACTGCTTCGTCGCTTCTGCGGTTCTACGCCGACATCATCGCGTCAACTGAGCTGGAGGATCTGCGGCCGGCCGGCCGAGGACATTCGCTTGTGCGCCGCGAGGCCATCGGTGTCGTCGGGATGATCGCGCCCTGGAACTTTCCGCTCAGCACGTTGTTCTTCAAGCTTGCTCCTGCGCTCGCCGCTGGATGCACCGCCGTGATCAAGCCAGCATCGCTCACCGCACTGAACTCGTTTCTGATTGCTGATGCGGCGGCCGAAGCGGGCATTCCGGCAGGCGTGATCAACATCCTGCCGTGTGACCGTGCGACGGGTGACCACCTCATCGGACATCCCGGGATCGACAAGATCGCGTTCACTGGCTCGACGCCCGTCGGTCGCAAGATTGGGCGTATGTGTGGCGAGAACCTGAAGCCAGTCACGCTCGAACTTGGTGGAAAATCGGCAGCGCTGCTGCTTGAGGACGCTTCCGTCGATACGCTCATTTCCGAGTTGCACGACTTGAGCTTCTCGAACAACGGACAGGCCTGCACGAACAACTCACGCCTTATCGTGCCCGATGTGCTGTACGACGATGTCGTCGATGCTGTCGCGGCCGAGGTGAACCGATGGAAAGTAGGGAACTCGTTTGACCCGGAGACAGTCATTGGGCCGGTCGTGAGCGCAGGGCACCGCGAATCCATTGAACGCTACTACCGGATCGCGCGCGAGGAAGGCGGCCGGGCTGTTGCGGGCGGGAACGCAGTGACCGGCAGAGGGTTCTTCGTCGAGCCGACCGTGTTCGCAGATGTAACACCCGACATGACGATCTTCCGCGAAGAGGTGTTCGGCCCGGCTGTATCGATCACGCGCTACAGCGGGGACCTCGAGGAGGGAATCGATCTCGCCAACGACTCGGAGTACGGGCTGTCGGGCGCCGTCTACACCGCCGACGAGACCCTAGGCATCGAAACCGCGCGGCGCATTGAGACTGGGACCGTTGCGTACAACATGTCGAACTTCGACATTGGTGCACCGTTCGGGGGTAGGAAGAACTCAGGGGTGGGCTTCGAGCTCGGTGCGGAAGCAATCATCCCGTACCTGCACTACAAGACGATCTTCACGCCGCAGGTTCCCGCGGGGTTCTGA
- a CDS encoding ABC transporter permease gives MTATQAIGIGRQPTVRLGQLPKLKAAVPALVVGLIVLVGWELIVRGANVPTYILPAPSGIVARFFSDFGALVSAARVTTVGVFGGILLGAGLAIVASLVVSLFERFAKTALVLVAILSCAPVVALAPIFNAWFGSTNIFSKIAVAAIMVFFPVMVNTTRGLLAVNPLHRELLDSLGASRRQLLLYVRIPGALPSLIDGLKVGATLSVIGIIVAEYFGGTANALGVMIANSAALSQFTLTWAAVFAASILGLVAYGVVLLVGRVLVPWQQTVL, from the coding sequence ATGACCGCAACACAGGCAATCGGGATCGGGAGACAGCCAACGGTCCGACTCGGGCAACTCCCTAAGCTCAAAGCCGCCGTTCCCGCTCTCGTTGTTGGCCTCATCGTGCTGGTGGGGTGGGAATTGATCGTGCGAGGCGCAAACGTGCCAACGTACATTCTGCCGGCACCATCAGGGATCGTTGCCCGGTTCTTCTCTGACTTCGGTGCGCTCGTGTCAGCAGCTCGTGTTACCACCGTGGGCGTCTTTGGCGGGATCCTGCTTGGGGCCGGCCTGGCGATTGTCGCTTCCCTCGTTGTGAGTCTGTTCGAACGATTCGCGAAGACGGCGCTTGTTCTCGTTGCGATACTCAGCTGCGCCCCCGTGGTTGCTCTCGCACCGATCTTTAACGCGTGGTTTGGCAGCACAAACATTTTCTCCAAGATTGCCGTTGCGGCGATCATGGTGTTCTTCCCAGTGATGGTGAACACCACAAGAGGGCTGCTGGCGGTGAATCCGTTGCACCGGGAGCTCCTTGACTCTCTTGGCGCCTCGCGTCGCCAACTTCTGCTCTACGTTCGGATCCCAGGTGCGCTCCCCTCGCTCATCGACGGTCTGAAGGTCGGCGCGACGCTCTCGGTGATCGGCATCATTGTTGCCGAGTACTTTGGCGGCACAGCGAACGCCCTCGGTGTGATGATTGCGAACTCCGCAGCGCTCTCACAGTTCACTCTCACTTGGGCCGCTGTATTCGCAGCGAGCATTCTTGGCCTGGTCGCCTACGGAGTCGTGCTGCTGGTGGGCCGTGTGCTTGTGCCATGGCAGCAGACAGTTTTGTAA
- a CDS encoding NCS1 family nucleobase:cation symporter-1, producing the protein MTINEDSTGRIELVSTQNIETSRLYNDDLAPVPLAGRTWHTYNYAALWMSIAHGIPTYYLASGLIDMGMSWVQAVGTIGLGNLIVMIPLLLNSHAGAKYGIPFPIIARAAFGIRGANVPAIIRALSACGWFGIQTWVGGQAIFTLSSVFFGSWWSEATPIGGHPWTMWVSFGIFWLIQMGLVLRGIESIRTLENWAAPLILVVAFILMIWVMNLAGDLGTVLTPHSTLGWGPEFWKIFPGALMGMIAFYATMSVNISDFTRFARSQKAHIVGQSVGLTPTVVVFTTIGALTTAATVEVWGRPIWDPVELVGMIPNAIVVFFSLLCVIVATVAVNVAANTVGPAYDFSNAFPRFVSFKMGGLITGVIAILMQPWNLMASSNLYIFVWLGLTGAFLGSVGGILVTEYWINRKRYLNVEELYQYGGRYTYTRGFNWRALTAMAVALVLSIGGAYSDPATGGPFPEDGLIPALKPLFDLNWAVAFLAGLLVHLLLSKAFPPASFALDEADRATGQPGTGAIQVPGMQEPAARYSATSSTKSAETEV; encoded by the coding sequence ATGACAATCAACGAAGATTCAACCGGGCGCATTGAGCTCGTATCGACCCAAAACATTGAGACGAGCCGCCTTTACAACGATGACCTTGCGCCCGTCCCGTTGGCAGGCCGCACCTGGCACACCTATAACTATGCTGCGCTGTGGATGAGTATCGCCCACGGCATCCCGACCTATTACCTTGCATCCGGGCTCATTGACATGGGAATGAGTTGGGTGCAGGCCGTTGGCACTATCGGGCTTGGCAACCTGATCGTGATGATCCCCCTACTTCTTAACAGCCATGCTGGTGCGAAGTACGGGATTCCGTTTCCCATCATCGCGCGGGCCGCATTTGGAATTCGCGGAGCCAACGTCCCTGCGATCATTCGGGCTCTGTCTGCCTGCGGATGGTTCGGGATCCAGACCTGGGTCGGTGGACAAGCCATCTTTACCTTGAGCTCGGTATTCTTTGGCAGTTGGTGGTCAGAGGCCACGCCGATCGGAGGCCACCCCTGGACGATGTGGGTGTCGTTCGGCATCTTTTGGCTCATTCAGATGGGCCTCGTTCTTCGAGGTATTGAGTCGATTCGAACACTTGAGAACTGGGCCGCGCCGCTCATCCTTGTAGTCGCGTTCATCCTGATGATCTGGGTGATGAACCTCGCGGGAGATCTCGGAACCGTGCTGACCCCACACTCCACACTCGGCTGGGGGCCGGAGTTCTGGAAGATTTTCCCCGGCGCGCTTATGGGCATGATCGCCTTCTACGCCACGATGTCAGTGAACATCTCGGACTTCACTCGTTTTGCACGCTCGCAGAAGGCACATATTGTTGGCCAGTCTGTTGGACTTACTCCCACTGTCGTCGTCTTCACAACCATTGGCGCTCTGACCACGGCTGCGACGGTTGAGGTCTGGGGTCGTCCAATTTGGGACCCTGTTGAGCTCGTCGGGATGATTCCGAACGCGATCGTTGTCTTCTTTAGCCTGCTGTGTGTCATCGTTGCGACGGTCGCCGTCAACGTGGCTGCGAACACGGTCGGCCCGGCGTACGATTTCTCGAATGCATTTCCGCGCTTCGTCAGTTTCAAGATGGGCGGACTCATCACTGGTGTGATCGCGATTCTCATGCAGCCCTGGAATCTTATGGCGAGCTCCAACCTCTACATTTTTGTGTGGCTCGGCCTTACGGGTGCGTTCCTCGGGTCTGTCGGCGGGATTCTTGTAACTGAGTATTGGATCAACCGTAAGCGTTACCTCAATGTCGAAGAGCTCTACCAGTACGGGGGGCGATATACCTACACCCGCGGCTTCAACTGGCGCGCCCTCACCGCTATGGCCGTTGCGCTCGTCTTATCGATAGGCGGTGCGTACTCCGACCCGGCGACCGGCGGACCTTTCCCGGAAGACGGACTGATTCCCGCACTCAAGCCATTGTTCGACCTCAACTGGGCAGTCGCTTTCCTTGCCGGACTGCTCGTGCACCTGTTGCTCTCAAAGGCATTCCCGCCCGCTTCGTTCGCGCTCGATGAGGCTGATCGAGCAACGGGACAGCCTGGTACGGGAGCAATCCAGGTGCCGGGGATGCAGGAACCGGCTGCCAGGTACAGCGCCACCAGCAGCACCAAGTCTGCAGAAACCGAAGTCTGA
- the cofE gene encoding coenzyme F420-0:L-glutamate ligase, with translation MQRTPGLEIIPLIGLPEFTPDHSLATEIVRSLVGIAVDDGDVLAVTSKVVSKVEGCFVPASERAELIERDTVRVVARMRGPNASAIVENRLGVVAAAAGVDASNVAGDWVLALPEDPDASARRLANELRDALGIDLGIVITDTVGRPWRYGQTDIAIGSANVALYADERGGKDTAGKPLTVTQRCVADEIAAASDLVKGKTAGIPVALVRGLGEYVVPGTDQRARHINRDLELDLFSLGTQEAFEEGYRSALAAVAAGKVLDPRAE, from the coding sequence ATGCAACGAACACCTGGGTTAGAGATTATTCCGCTTATTGGTCTGCCCGAATTCACGCCGGACCACTCACTCGCGACGGAGATTGTTCGTTCTCTCGTTGGAATTGCGGTTGATGACGGTGACGTGCTTGCTGTCACAAGCAAGGTTGTTTCAAAGGTTGAGGGCTGTTTCGTCCCTGCCTCGGAACGCGCCGAACTCATCGAACGAGACACGGTCCGCGTTGTTGCGCGTATGCGCGGTCCCAACGCGTCTGCAATCGTCGAAAACCGTCTCGGGGTGGTTGCCGCAGCCGCGGGCGTGGACGCGAGCAATGTCGCTGGAGACTGGGTGCTCGCGCTCCCCGAGGATCCTGATGCGTCTGCTCGAAGGCTCGCGAACGAACTTCGAGACGCACTCGGCATTGATCTTGGGATCGTGATCACGGACACTGTCGGTCGGCCGTGGCGCTACGGGCAAACTGACATTGCGATCGGAAGTGCGAATGTTGCCCTCTACGCAGATGAGCGGGGAGGCAAGGACACCGCAGGGAAACCGCTTACGGTCACACAACGCTGCGTCGCTGATGAGATCGCAGCTGCTTCAGACCTCGTGAAAGGAAAGACAGCCGGAATCCCCGTAGCCCTCGTGCGGGGGTTGGGCGAGTATGTTGTTCCTGGGACTGATCAGCGCGCCCGGCACATCAACCGAGACCTCGAGTTGGATCTTTTCTCCCTCGGAACGCAAGAGGCTTTCGAAGAAGGGTACCGGTCCGCACTCGCCGCAGTTGCGGCGGGCAAGGTGCTGGACCCTCGGGCGGAGTAG
- a CDS encoding ABC transporter permease → MAQTTLARPLASQNKEFREKPRGPSRQGIQAVYRFIITVLVAILSVVLLWEGYKALGTLTGDKVPFTQIPLPISSSDYAMPHVGVILGALAEPTSGGGGQTLFGYLLTQLSVTLREAGIGLVIGAFIGCVLAVALREVVVLSRGLLPWLVMSQTIPLVALAPIIVVWAGAAGLPSWVAVTIIAAYLSFFPVVINMLTGLNSPDPVQVELMQSVSASRWQILWWLRFPSAVPSLFTGLRLAATASVIGAIVGELSAGTGLGIGRAILTAAYYYSNSPETLFAAVLVASLGGVVFVQIITLVELFVLRKRNVNG, encoded by the coding sequence ATGGCGCAGACCACATTGGCTCGGCCTTTAGCCAGTCAAAATAAGGAATTTAGGGAAAAGCCGCGAGGGCCTTCCCGTCAAGGTATTCAAGCGGTCTATCGATTCATAATTACCGTTCTCGTTGCGATCCTGTCAGTTGTGCTGCTATGGGAAGGGTATAAGGCTCTTGGAACGCTCACCGGAGACAAGGTTCCGTTCACGCAGATTCCGCTGCCAATCTCAAGCTCTGACTACGCCATGCCCCATGTCGGAGTCATTCTTGGGGCGCTGGCTGAGCCCACAAGCGGAGGGGGCGGACAGACGCTGTTTGGGTATCTACTTACCCAGCTCTCTGTCACTCTCCGCGAGGCCGGAATTGGGCTCGTCATAGGCGCGTTTATCGGCTGTGTCCTGGCAGTTGCTCTTCGCGAGGTCGTAGTTCTGAGTCGCGGGCTGCTTCCGTGGCTCGTAATGTCACAAACCATCCCGCTTGTCGCATTGGCACCGATCATTGTTGTCTGGGCGGGTGCTGCTGGGCTCCCGAGCTGGGTCGCCGTCACCATCATTGCCGCGTACCTCTCATTCTTTCCCGTTGTGATCAATATGCTTACTGGGCTGAACAGCCCTGACCCTGTGCAAGTGGAATTGATGCAGAGCGTCTCGGCCTCGCGCTGGCAGATCTTGTGGTGGCTGCGTTTCCCCTCCGCGGTGCCAAGCCTGTTCACTGGTTTGCGGCTGGCTGCGACCGCGTCGGTGATTGGTGCAATCGTTGGTGAGCTGTCCGCGGGAACGGGGCTGGGGATTGGCCGGGCCATCCTTACAGCCGCGTATTACTACAGCAACTCTCCGGAGACACTTTTCGCCGCGGTACTCGTGGCCTCTCTCGGTGGGGTTGTCTTCGTGCAAATCATTACTCTCGTAGAACTCTTCGTACTGAGAAAGAGGAACGTCAATGGCTAA
- a CDS encoding ABC transporter ATP-binding protein, which yields MANAISITNASKTFHVSGQAIPALADINLDIEEGAFVSLLGPSGCGKSTLLRLIGDLLDPDEGAVEIFGKSAKTSRRDRDYGMVFQQPGLMDWRTIQQNVELPLQVAGVSAQKRASKARELLELVRLDGFENHRPRQLSGGMQQRAAIARALSFEPKILLMDEPLGALDEMNREYLQRELLRIWRETGTTIVFVTHSVSEATFLSTEVVVMSPRPGRIATRIPIDLPYPRVDDTRSSEAFHDAETHVREALHSVLEPTVAGV from the coding sequence ATGGCTAACGCAATTTCCATCACAAACGCCAGTAAGACCTTTCACGTGTCTGGCCAGGCAATCCCGGCACTCGCAGATATCAACCTTGATATCGAGGAGGGGGCCTTTGTCTCGCTACTCGGCCCTTCCGGATGCGGTAAGAGCACCCTGTTGCGGCTCATTGGTGACCTGCTTGACCCTGACGAGGGAGCGGTTGAAATCTTTGGCAAGAGTGCAAAGACGAGCCGTCGCGACCGTGATTACGGCATGGTCTTTCAGCAGCCGGGACTCATGGACTGGCGCACCATTCAACAAAACGTAGAGCTCCCGCTGCAAGTTGCAGGCGTGAGTGCGCAAAAGCGCGCGTCAAAGGCTCGTGAGCTGCTCGAGCTCGTGCGGTTGGACGGATTCGAGAACCACAGGCCACGTCAGCTCTCGGGCGGAATGCAGCAGCGAGCCGCAATCGCCCGTGCTCTTTCTTTCGAGCCCAAGATCTTGTTGATGGACGAGCCGCTGGGGGCCCTCGACGAGATGAACCGTGAGTATCTGCAGAGAGAATTGTTGCGAATCTGGCGTGAGACTGGCACGACGATCGTGTTCGTTACGCACAGCGTTTCTGAGGCCACGTTCCTCTCCACCGAGGTAGTCGTGATGTCCCCACGCCCAGGGCGTATCGCAACGCGCATCCCCATTGACCTGCCGTACCCGCGGGTCGATGACACTCGTTCGAGCGAGGCGTTTCATGACGCCGAGACTCATGTTCGCGAGGCGCTGCATTCCGTACTCGAACCGACTGTGGCGGGTGTCTGA
- a CDS encoding NTP transferase domain-containing protein — MDAATGWTAIVPVRGFGTAKSRLRPDLPASTVSDIARRLAQGCVRTLKRAAQVDEVIVVSDVAVQEHFPDAQVTFLVQQVGGGLNGAVREGLALAARRSPHAPRLVIHADLPGINPQAVDSLLADLPTGGKDVYIPDRAGTGTTALTLRAGSRRPVGFGVGSAARHLALGYAPVRLPADSVLRNDLDTLENLRALRWGSTIDLFSENPAA; from the coding sequence ATGGACGCTGCGACTGGGTGGACCGCTATCGTTCCTGTTCGCGGGTTTGGCACTGCGAAATCACGGTTGCGACCCGACCTGCCCGCTTCAACTGTGTCGGATATTGCGCGGCGTCTTGCCCAGGGATGCGTGAGAACCCTGAAACGTGCGGCGCAAGTCGACGAGGTTATCGTCGTGTCTGACGTTGCAGTTCAGGAGCACTTTCCAGATGCTCAAGTGACCTTCCTTGTGCAGCAGGTTGGGGGCGGGCTCAACGGGGCCGTCCGCGAGGGGCTCGCGCTAGCTGCCAGGCGCAGTCCCCACGCCCCACGTCTGGTGATCCATGCTGACCTTCCCGGGATCAACCCTCAGGCCGTGGACTCGCTCCTTGCCGACCTGCCAACCGGGGGCAAAGACGTTTACATTCCGGATCGTGCCGGAACAGGAACGACTGCTCTTACTTTGCGTGCAGGCAGCCGACGCCCGGTTGGGTTTGGGGTGGGTTCTGCCGCGCGCCACCTGGCCCTCGGGTACGCACCGGTCAGGCTGCCGGCCGACAGCGTGCTGCGCAATGACCTCGACACACTCGAGAACTTGCGGGCACTTCGGTGGGGGTCAACCATCGACCTTTTCTCCGAGAACCCCGCGGCCTGA
- a CDS encoding Glu/Leu/Phe/Val family dehydrogenase, producing MASATLSAAAVDEARTGPHEAALRTLRQATEHLGLSDVVRQAYAHCKREVAVSFPVRMDDGSSRIVTGYRVHHNTALGPAKGGIRFSQNVDIDEVRALSMWMTWKCALLGIPYGGAKGGLAINPRDFSKAELERVTRRYTRELADVFGPDKDIPAPDIGTDQQVMAWILDEYSVVAGHLAHGVVTGKPLELGGSLGRALATSRGVTEIALAAVREELGEPVGATAIVQGFGKVGEGVAQLLHEAGVRVVAVSDEFAALSNVDGLDIPALQLHVGEHGRLEGFAGATARERDSVLFDEADLLVPAAVEGVLHEGNAHLVRARIVVEGANGPTTPEGDRVLGERGIIVVPDILANAGGVVVSYFEWAQANQGYRWSEQVVEERLQQRMLSAWNRVKAFADNEDLDLRAAATVLAVSEVHRAQQLREELVAG from the coding sequence ATGGCTAGTGCAACGTTGTCGGCCGCCGCGGTGGACGAGGCTCGTACTGGGCCCCACGAGGCGGCGCTCCGCACCCTGCGACAGGCTACTGAACACCTAGGACTGAGTGATGTGGTGCGGCAAGCGTATGCCCATTGCAAACGAGAGGTCGCCGTGTCGTTCCCGGTGCGCATGGATGATGGCAGCAGCCGCATCGTTACGGGCTACCGAGTGCATCACAATACTGCGCTTGGCCCGGCAAAGGGCGGCATTAGGTTCTCCCAGAACGTCGACATTGATGAGGTCCGGGCGCTCTCCATGTGGATGACCTGGAAGTGCGCGTTGCTCGGAATTCCCTACGGCGGAGCAAAGGGCGGGTTAGCGATTAACCCCCGCGATTTCAGCAAAGCAGAGCTGGAGCGTGTGACACGTCGTTATACACGCGAGCTTGCAGATGTCTTTGGGCCGGACAAAGACATCCCCGCGCCCGACATCGGCACAGATCAACAGGTCATGGCTTGGATTCTTGACGAGTATTCGGTGGTCGCGGGGCACCTTGCTCACGGTGTTGTCACTGGGAAGCCGCTCGAGCTAGGCGGATCGCTAGGCCGGGCACTCGCTACCTCGCGTGGCGTGACTGAGATCGCCTTAGCCGCGGTCCGCGAGGAACTCGGTGAGCCGGTTGGTGCGACCGCGATCGTGCAGGGTTTTGGCAAGGTCGGAGAGGGAGTTGCGCAGCTCCTGCACGAGGCAGGAGTGCGGGTCGTTGCGGTCAGTGATGAGTTTGCAGCTCTGAGCAATGTGGACGGCCTCGACATTCCCGCACTGCAGCTTCACGTTGGAGAGCATGGTCGCCTCGAGGGCTTCGCTGGTGCGACAGCCCGAGAGCGGGACTCGGTCTTGTTTGATGAGGCAGACCTGCTCGTTCCCGCTGCGGTCGAAGGCGTGTTGCACGAGGGCAACGCTCATCTTGTTCGGGCACGCATCGTTGTGGAAGGCGCGAATGGGCCAACCACGCCAGAGGGAGACCGAGTTCTCGGCGAACGAGGGATTATCGTTGTCCCCGATATCCTCGCCAATGCAGGCGGTGTTGTGGTGTCGTACTTCGAATGGGCACAGGCCAACCAGGGATACCGTTGGAGTGAGCAGGTTGTTGAGGAGCGTCTGCAGCAGCGAATGCTTTCTGCCTGGAATCGGGTGAAAGCATTCGCCGACAACGAGGATCTAGATCTCCGCGCGGCTGCGACAGTGCTTGCTGTCTCTGAAGTGCACCGAGCCCAACAGCTGCGCGAAGAACTTGTCGCCGGCTAG
- a CDS encoding zinc-binding dehydrogenase, translating to MHAAEVSVGDVVVVLGGGGVGVNAVQGARLSGAREVIMVDTNPAKLETATLFGASRTFQSMDDAAEYVREINGVVGGADAVIVCTGNTIEAIVTAAYGALGTRGRLVLAGMSQDVMEKNVQLPGTQIIFREQTIRGTIYGSCNPRRDVPLLLDLYKRGLLKLDELVSREYSLSDINEGFEDLRKGRNLRGVVAHG from the coding sequence GTGCATGCCGCAGAGGTCTCTGTTGGCGACGTCGTAGTCGTTCTCGGCGGCGGCGGCGTTGGAGTGAACGCCGTGCAGGGAGCCCGTCTGTCTGGTGCGCGAGAAGTCATCATGGTGGATACGAACCCGGCGAAGCTCGAAACTGCCACGCTTTTTGGCGCGAGTCGGACCTTCCAGTCGATGGATGACGCGGCTGAGTACGTTCGCGAGATCAACGGTGTCGTTGGTGGCGCGGACGCCGTAATTGTCTGTACCGGCAACACGATCGAAGCAATCGTGACGGCGGCCTATGGAGCGCTCGGAACCCGGGGGCGACTCGTCCTCGCCGGTATGTCGCAGGACGTTATGGAGAAGAATGTGCAACTGCCAGGCACACAGATCATCTTCAGAGAGCAGACGATTCGCGGAACGATCTATGGCTCGTGCAACCCGCGGCGAGACGTGCCGTTGCTGCTTGATCTCTATAAGCGGGGGCTTTTGAAGCTTGATGAGCTTGTTTCGCGGGAGTACTCGCTGTCGGATATCAATGAGGGTTTCGAGGATCTCCGAAAGGGCCGGAACCTGAGGGGAGTGGTCGCACATGGCTAG